The following are encoded together in the Glycine max cultivar Williams 82 chromosome 8, Glycine_max_v4.0, whole genome shotgun sequence genome:
- the LOC100817410 gene encoding phosphatidylglycerophosphate phosphatase PTPMT2, with protein MKIEELDDGECSRDEEEKCERQIVSVDAKRALVGAGARILFYPTLLYNVLRNKIEAEFRWWDQIDEFLLLGAVPFPKDVPHLKKLGVGGVITLNEPYETLVPSSLYHAHGIDHLVIPTRDYLFAPSFVDINRAVQFIHQNATCGKTTYVHCKAGRGRSTTIVLCYMVEYKHMTPAAALEYVRSRRPRVLLAPSQWKAVQNYNKRRPSPLPYSPSGDAVLITKADLEGYHSTCDAGMELAIVPKMPKTKPMIARLSCLFASLKVSGSSVPMTRRLPVSESRAC; from the exons ATGAAGATCGAGGAATTGGACGATGGAGAGTGTAGTAGGGACGAGGAAGAGAAGTGTGAGAGGCAGATTGTGAGCGTTGATGCGAAGAGAGCGTTGGTTGGAGCTGGTGCTCGGATCCTGTTCTACCCCACACTCTTGTATAATGTGCTTCGTAACAAGATTGAAGCTGAGTTCAGGTGGTGGGATCAAATTGACGAG tttttgttACTGGGCGCTGTTCCGTTCCCCAAAGACGTTCCTCACTTGAAGAAGCTTGGTGTGGGTGGTGTGATTACTCTCAATGAGCCCTACGAAACCTTGGTGCCATCGTCGTTGTATCAT GCTCACGGGATTGATCATTTGGTGATTCCCACCAGGGATTATCTCTTTGCCCCCTCATTCGTGGATATTAACCGGGCTGTGCAGTTCATTCATC AGAATGCAACTTGCGGCAAAACTACTTATGTTCACTGTAAAGCTGGGCGGGGGAGGAGTACAACAATTGTGCTTTGTTATATG GTTGAATATAAGCACATGACACCTGCTGCTGCACTGGAATATGTTCGGTCTCGAAGACCTAGAGTGCTACTAGCACCATCACAGTGGAAG GCTGTTCAAAACTATAACAAGCGAAGGCCTTCTCCTTTGCCATACTCCCCCTCTGGGGATGCAGTACTTATAACCAAAGCTGATCTTGAAGGCTATCATAGCACATGTGATGCTGGGATGGAACTGGCGATTGTTCCTAAAATGCCGAAGACTAAGCCCATGATTGCAAGATTATCTTGCCTGTTTGCATCCTTAAAAGTATCTGGTAGTAGTGTACCAATGACCAGGCGGCTGCCAGTTTCTGAGTCACGTGCTTGCTGA
- the LOC100820611 gene encoding leucine-rich repeat/extensin 1-like protein precursor, giving the protein MENTWILTFHLLLLLLHPNAAKGAIGVGVGVGGRGGIGVGIGIGGSVNTPGPSGSNLKSAFTALQAWKSAMTDDPLKILDTWVGPNVCSYRGVFCANSQDDNGIVTTAATESSIVAGIDLNHANLQGTLVKDLSLLSDITLFHLNSNRFSGSLPDTFRDLTSLQELDLSNNQLSGPFPMVTLSMPSLIYLDLRFNNFSGQLPDQLFNKKLDAIFLNNNNFGGEIPDSLGNSPASVINLANNKLSGSIPFSFGFMGSGLKEILFLNNQLTGCIPQGVGIFTEMQVFDVSFNSLMGHLPDTMSCLQDIEVLNLAHNKLSGELSDVVCSLRSLLNLTVAYNFFSGLSQECSRLFSVGFDFSDNCIPGRDMQRPQPDCSIIPGGSLNCLRIPTPKPLVCAALAATLSKHTNSRSFSP; this is encoded by the coding sequence ATGGAGAACACCTGGATCCTGACTTTTCACCTTCTCCTCCTCCTGCTCCATCCAAATGCAGCAAAAGGGGCCattggtgttggtgttggtgttggtggCAGAGGTGGCATAGGTGTTGGCATTGGCATTGGGGGCAGTGTTAACACCCCAGGGCCCTCTGGATCAAACCTCAAGAGTGCCTTCACAGCACTCCAGGCATGGAAATCTGCCATGACCGATGACCCATTGAAGATTCTGGATACTTGGGTTGGTCCCAATGTGTGTTCCTACAGAGGTGTCTTCTGTGCAAACTCTCAGGATGATAATGGAATTGTCACAACAGCAGCAACCGAGTCTTCTATTGTTGCAGGAATAGATCTCAACCATGCAAACCTCCAAGGGACCCTTGTCAAAGATCTCTCTTTGCTCTCTGACATCACTCTTTTCCATCTCAACAGTAACAGGTTTTCTGGCTCACTCCCTGACACATTCAGGGACCTCACTTCACTCCAAGAGTTGGACCTCAGCAACAACCAGCTCTCAGGCCCTTTCCCCATGGTCACTCTCTCCATGCCAAGCCTCATCTACTTGGACCTCAGATTCAACAACTTCTCAGGCCAACTTCCTGATCAACTCTTCAACAAGAAACTTGATGCTATattcctcaacaacaacaactttgGAGGTGAAATTCCAGACAGTTTGGGAAATTCACCTGCCTCAGTCATCAACTTGGCCAACAACAAGTTGAGTGGAAGCATCCCTTTCAGCTTTGGCTTCATGGGTTCAGGACTGAAGGAGATTCTCTTCCTTAACAACCAGTTAACAGGTTGCATTCCACAAGGAGTAGGGATCTTCACTGAGATGCAAGTTTTTGATGTGAGCTTCAACTCACTCATGGGCCATTTGCCTGACACTATGAGTTGCTTGCAAGACATAGAGGTTCTTAATTTGGCACATAACAAGCTTTCTGGGGAGTTATCCGATGTGGTATGCTCTTTGAGAAGCCTATTAAATCTAACTGTTGCTTACAACTTCTTCTCTGGGCTGAGCCAGGAATGTTCAAGGCTATTCAGTGTGGGGTTTGATTTCTCGGATAATTGTATTCCTGGAAGGGATATGCAAAGACCCCAACCGGACTGCTCTATAATCCCTGGTGGTAGTCTCAATTGTCTTAGAATTCCTACTCCAAAACCTCTTGTTTGCGCTGCTCTGGCTGCAACTTTGTCTAAGCACACAAATTCACGTTCCTTTTCTCCCTGA